A single Triticum dicoccoides isolate Atlit2015 ecotype Zavitan chromosome 2A, WEW_v2.0, whole genome shotgun sequence DNA region contains:
- the LOC119358659 gene encoding uncharacterized protein DKFZp434B061-like, giving the protein MHRCQRPRSQPRRATIPLSRLPANPSAPRVPPCAPLHRGPRSPSLARAGPNLGLDEPISARTPPFVPRASLRLLPLDPELDRRSAAIAPPAGEPTPTSLLPVTSSQLGQGLHGARRLAPACTAGRRHHRKRTPRARICASPPGSAPSHRTPASPRHPTAAMTSCSPGAEEEVERAPLTGHLPRPSPDPPAQEAHGVASSG; this is encoded by the exons ATGCACCGCTGCCAGCGCCCCCGCAGCCAACCACGTCGCGCCACCATACCTCTCAGCCGCCTTCCAGCCAACCCCAGCGCGCCACGCGTTCCCCCCTGCGCCCCACTtcaccgcggcccgcggagcccgtcgCTGGCCCGCGCCGGGCCAAATCTGGGCCTGGACGAGCCCATCTCTGCCCGAACACCGCCGTTCGTCCCTCGCGCAAGCCTGCGCCTCCTCCCGCTCGACCCCGAGCTGGATCGGAGGAGCGCCGCCATCGCCCCTCCCGCCGGCGAGCCGACGCCGACGAGCCTCCTGCCGGTGACCAGCAG CCAACTTGGACAGGGTCTTCATGGAGCTCGCCGCCTCGCGCCGGCGTGCACTGCCGGACGCCGCCACCACCGAAAACGGACACCTCGCGCCCGGATCTGTGCCTCTCCACCCGGATCTGCTCCATCCCACCGGACCCCTGCCTCCCCTCGCCATCCCACCGCCGCCATGACCTCCTGCTCACCTGGAGCAGAGGAGGAGGTCGAGCGAGCCCCTCTAACGGGCCACCTCCCACGCCCCAGCCCAGATCCGCCGGCCCAagaggcccatgg TGTTGCctcttcgggttag